CGGCCTTGGCGTAGTCGACGTTCTGGATGTCGCCGAAGACCGTCTTCAAGGTGTTCTGGTTGTTGGTGATCATGCTCTTCATGTTGTCCAGGCGCACCAACCGGCCCGCGACGTCGCTCTGGGCGACGGTGATCTGGTCCGCGCCTGCCTTCACGTTTTTGACCCCGTCCAGGATACCGGCCATGTCCTTGTTGCTGATGGCGGTGATCAGGGCGTCGATGGATCCGAGAATGTTGACCGGCCCCTGCCCCGCGGTGGCACCGCTCCCCACCGTCGCCGGCGGTTTGCCGCCGTTCAGGAGATCGGCGCCCGATACCGTGGTGCCCACGGTGCTGTTAGGGGCGATCTCGACTTGCGGGATATCGGTGGTGCCACTGAAGGCGCCGGTGGAGCTGAAGGGCTGGCTGGTGGAGAAGCCGCCGAAGACGTACTGGTCGCCCAGACGGGTGTTGCCCATGTCGACCAGCTGGCTCTTCAACTGGGTCAGGTTGGTCACCGCGCTGGCAGTGCCGGCAGCGTCGAGAGTACCGGCCACCATATCGCCGGCGATCTTCTTCACCTGCTGCATCAGGTCGGCCATGCTGGTGAGCGACGTGTTGGTCACGTTCAAGAGCGTCTCCGCCTTGGTGATGTTGGAGCTGTACTGGTCCCCCGAGGCGATCTGCTCCTGCAGGTCGAGAAGCTGCCTGGTGGAAAGGGGATCGTCGCTGGGGCGGTTGATGTTGTAGCCCGAGGCGATCTGTTCCTGGAGTTGGTCGATCGCGGTGCGCCCCTGCTGCAGGTTGTAGATGGCGTTGTCGGCGCTCATGCCGGGGGTAATTCTCATGATGACGTCTCCTATCGGACCATGTTCAGGATGGTGTCCAGCATATCGCTCCCCGCGTTGACCACCTTGGCGGAGCCCTGGAAGGCGCGCTGGTACTTGGTCAGGTTGAGCAGTTCCTCGTCGAGGGAGACCTCGGAGTTGGAGGACCTGAGCGCGTTCAGCTGCTTCACAAACGCCGCGTTCTGGGAAGTGACGTTCTGGGTCCCCTCGGTGTCAACGCCGACCTGGGAGACCAGGGAGTTGTAGAAGTTGCCCAGGGTGGCGCTCCCGGTGCTGAAGGCAAAGCTGGTGCTGCCGAGGTTAGCGAGCTTGACCGCGTTGACGTTGTTGCCGCTGCTGGTCGGTATCGGGTCGCTTGCGGTGGGGAGCCCTGCCGCGAT
This window of the Geomonas agri genome carries:
- the flgL gene encoding flagellar hook-associated protein FlgL produces the protein MRITPGMSADNAIYNLQQGRTAIDQLQEQIASGYNINRPSDDPLSTRQLLDLQEQIASGDQYSSNITKAETLLNVTNTSLTSMADLMQQVKKIAGDMVAGTLDAAGTASAVTNLTQLKSQLVDMGNTRLGDQYVFGGFSTSQPFSSTGAFSGTTDIPQVEIAPNSTVGTTVSGADLLNGGKPPATVGSGATAGQGPVNILGSIDALITAISNKDMAGILDGVKNVKAGADQITVAQSDVAGRLVRLDNMKSMITNNQNTLKTVFGDIQNVDYAKAGVMLSQQTTAFNAALSATSKLSQLSLLDYMK